A window from Bosea sp. ANAM02 encodes these proteins:
- a CDS encoding caspase family protein gives MRLHARAYAYLIAAWMVVLAALSLGATPALAQKRFAFVIGNGAYANVTKLPNALNDANATRAMLQEAGFDITPALDMSLAGLRGALDVFIDKVRRSGPETTALVYYAGHAVQLDGANYILPTDIRPQIATSIADQSLSLGDILRRLDGAGAKSKIAILDACRDNPFANRQVARGLALQIVDGANEGISSEAGLARVDSGSGTFVAFATSPGSTAADGTGANSPFTTAFLREAREPGLAVEQIFRRIRLAVYDSTNGTQIPWDTSSLITEFSFFQLPAGAPASQPATAGNVPLSARPTLASLRDMSPADAARTAIAWDRSDVYGNALAINPEDQNALRLNRILAQRTDERAWAEAILAGDAESFKLYARLYPVSSHTAAALRLAATAPSRNRVQVAQTCPVCPAVQQPRSRRAGDGPRAVSPARAGTPRRAPVVPPYTPPPGQQQTQAPDIPLLLPERPRWTGFYVGGSVGGGRQSNRTTVAGPFGGPTFTPTTTTTTTTTLPTTPFPTTVVTTTTTTGTPVLAASAINPLGVPRSLSPEGSGVVGGAQFGFNYQIGAVVIGAETDIAATRLGGSDTVSIDPGTRFTTRAENELSMLGTVRARAGFVLGDFMIYGSGGYAYGLVDQKGSISPDNPTTTSGAAASRSGLASGWALGGGVEYAILPGMTLRLDYTHYDLGSQKLTLRDYTGLAPGQYATMRARTSGDIVKAGFNFGF, from the coding sequence ATGCGTTTACATGCCCGGGCCTATGCGTATCTCATCGCCGCGTGGATGGTGGTTCTGGCCGCCCTGAGCCTCGGCGCCACACCAGCCCTGGCCCAGAAGCGCTTCGCCTTCGTCATCGGCAACGGCGCCTATGCCAATGTCACCAAGCTGCCCAATGCCCTGAACGACGCCAATGCCACCCGCGCCATGCTGCAGGAGGCCGGCTTCGACATCACGCCGGCGCTCGACATGTCGCTCGCCGGCCTGCGCGGCGCCCTCGACGTCTTCATCGACAAGGTCCGCCGCAGCGGGCCGGAGACCACCGCGCTGGTCTATTATGCCGGTCATGCCGTCCAGCTCGACGGCGCCAACTACATCCTGCCGACCGATATCCGCCCGCAGATCGCGACCAGCATCGCCGACCAGTCGCTGTCGCTGGGCGACATCCTGCGCCGCCTCGACGGCGCCGGCGCCAAGTCGAAGATCGCGATCCTCGACGCCTGCCGCGACAATCCCTTCGCCAACCGGCAGGTCGCCCGCGGCCTCGCCCTGCAGATCGTCGACGGCGCCAACGAGGGCATCAGCAGCGAGGCCGGCCTTGCGCGCGTCGATTCCGGCAGCGGCACCTTCGTCGCCTTCGCCACGTCGCCGGGCTCCACCGCCGCGGACGGCACCGGCGCCAACAGCCCCTTCACCACCGCCTTCCTGCGCGAGGCGCGCGAGCCCGGCCTCGCCGTCGAGCAGATCTTCCGCCGCATCCGCCTCGCCGTCTACGATTCCACCAACGGCACCCAGATTCCCTGGGACACCTCCTCCCTGATCACCGAATTCAGCTTCTTCCAGCTCCCGGCCGGCGCTCCCGCGTCGCAGCCCGCTACCGCCGGGAACGTTCCCCTGTCGGCGCGCCCGACGCTCGCCTCCCTGCGCGACATGTCGCCGGCCGACGCCGCCCGCACCGCCATCGCCTGGGACCGCAGCGACGTCTACGGCAACGCACTCGCCATCAATCCCGAGGACCAGAATGCCCTGCGCCTGAACCGCATCCTCGCCCAGCGCACCGACGAGCGGGCCTGGGCCGAGGCGATCCTCGCGGGCGATGCCGAATCCTTCAAGCTCTACGCCCGGCTGTATCCGGTCTCGTCGCATACGGCCGCGGCCCTGCGGCTGGCTGCGACCGCGCCCAGCCGCAACCGCGTCCAGGTCGCGCAGACCTGCCCGGTCTGCCCGGCCGTCCAGCAGCCCCGCAGCCGCCGCGCCGGCGACGGCCCGCGCGCCGTTTCGCCAGCCCGCGCCGGCACGCCGCGCAGGGCTCCCGTCGTACCGCCCTATACCCCGCCGCCCGGCCAGCAGCAGACCCAGGCGCCGGACATCCCGCTGCTCCTGCCCGAACGCCCGCGCTGGACCGGCTTCTATGTCGGCGGCTCCGTCGGCGGCGGGCGCCAGAGCAATCGCACGACCGTGGCGGGCCCCTTCGGCGGGCCGACCTTCACGCCGACGACGACCACCACGACCACCACCACGCTGCCCACCACGCCGTTCCCGACCACCGTCGTGACCACCACCACGACGACCGGGACGCCGGTTCTCGCGGCCAGCGCAATCAACCCGCTCGGCGTGCCCAGGAGCCTTTCGCCCGAGGGCAGCGGCGTGGTCGGCGGCGCGCAGTTCGGCTTCAACTATCAGATCGGGGCGGTCGTGATCGGCGCCGAGACCGATATCGCCGCGACGAGGCTGGGCGGCAGCGACACCGTCTCGATCGATCCCGGCACACGCTTCACCACGCGCGCCGAGAATGAGCTCTCCATGCTGGGAACGGTCCGGGCACGCGCCGGCTTCGTGCTCGGCGACTTCATGATCTACGGCAGTGGGGGCTACGCTTACGGTCTGGTCGATCAGAAGGGTTCGATTTCGCCCGACAACCCGACGACCACCTCCGGTGCCGCGGCCTCGCGCTCCGGCCTCGCCAGCGGCTGGGCGCTGGGTGGCGGCGTCGAATACGCGATTCTCCCCGGCATGACGCTCAGGCTCGATTACACGCATTACGATCTCGGCAGCCAGAAGCTGACGTTGCGGGACTATACCGGGCTCGCCCCCGGCCAATACGCGACCATGCGCGCCCGCACCTCGGGAGACATCGTCAAGGCCGGCTTCAACTTCGGCTTCTGA
- a CDS encoding class I SAM-dependent methyltransferase, with translation MTSDPAINPYDAVAYPGHSFSQTHPARLATIAHFHGMVPALPSAMRVLELGCGRGGNLIPMAAQYPGSSFLGIDLSGDSIRQASANAAELGLSNLAFEQRDILAVGEEIGRFDYIIVHGVYSWVPDAVRERIIALFGQLLAPQGVAYVSYNALPGCRLRDLARDVMLFAIKDIEDPRERVRVARGALKDIAEGSDPESFHGAALRQRLKQVDELPDNVLYHDDLNPGARAFALHEVLSAAERHGLQFLAEASFPNLYGAAKGPAQQMLDRIPVERMALREQTLDLLIGRAFRETLLCRMDIPLRRGVRPGSLKPYHLAANAWLAPAKEDEKPGVQRFSFDDGVQLAVDLPLCKAALGILSTIWPASIAWDDLVARACNDVAGELGPDRAHEIGRLDEALTAIFKAGLLDLRLEAPPLTTAISEKPAASEIARWQASTSAEVTDLRHRTVQLDGLVVRKFVSLLDGSRDRRMLLDAMNAFLDETRAAGIAVPGLPERATAEEVAMHLKDVARLGLLRA, from the coding sequence ATGACGAGCGATCCTGCCATCAATCCCTATGATGCAGTGGCCTATCCCGGCCATTCCTTCTCGCAGACCCATCCCGCGCGGCTGGCGACCATCGCCCATTTCCACGGCATGGTCCCGGCGCTGCCGAGCGCGATGCGCGTGCTCGAGCTGGGCTGCGGGCGCGGCGGCAACCTGATCCCGATGGCGGCGCAATATCCCGGCAGCAGCTTTCTGGGCATCGATCTCAGCGGCGATTCGATCCGGCAGGCGAGCGCCAACGCCGCCGAGCTCGGCCTCTCCAATCTCGCCTTCGAGCAGCGTGACATCCTCGCGGTGGGCGAGGAGATCGGAAGATTTGATTATATCATCGTCCACGGCGTCTATTCCTGGGTGCCGGATGCCGTGCGCGAGCGGATCATCGCTCTGTTCGGGCAATTGCTGGCGCCGCAGGGCGTCGCCTATGTCAGCTACAACGCCTTGCCCGGCTGCCGCCTGCGCGATCTCGCGCGCGACGTCATGCTCTTCGCGATCAAGGATATCGAGGACCCGCGCGAGCGGGTCCGGGTCGCCCGTGGCGCGCTGAAGGATATCGCCGAGGGCAGCGATCCCGAAAGCTTCCACGGCGCGGCCTTGCGGCAGCGGCTCAAGCAGGTCGACGAGCTGCCGGACAACGTCCTCTACCATGACGACCTCAATCCCGGTGCGCGCGCCTTTGCGCTGCACGAGGTGCTCTCGGCGGCGGAGCGTCACGGCCTGCAGTTCCTGGCCGAAGCCTCGTTCCCGAACCTCTACGGTGCCGCCAAAGGGCCGGCCCAGCAGATGCTCGACAGGATACCGGTGGAGCGGATGGCGCTGCGCGAGCAGACGCTCGACCTGTTGATCGGCCGCGCCTTTCGCGAGACGCTCCTGTGCCGGATGGATATCCCGCTCAGGCGCGGTGTCCGGCCGGGCTCGCTCAAGCCCTATCATCTCGCGGCCAATGCGTGGCTGGCCCCGGCCAAGGAGGACGAGAAGCCAGGCGTCCAGCGCTTCAGCTTCGACGACGGCGTGCAGCTCGCCGTCGATCTGCCGCTCTGCAAGGCAGCGCTCGGTATCCTCAGCACGATCTGGCCTGCGAGCATCGCCTGGGACGACCTCGTCGCGCGCGCCTGCAACGACGTGGCGGGCGAACTGGGTCCGGACCGGGCGCATGAGATCGGCAGGCTGGACGAAGCCCTGACCGCGATCTTCAAGGCGGGATTGCTCGACCTCCGTCTGGAGGCGCCGCCCCTGACGACGGCTATCAGCGAGAAGCCCGCGGCCAGCGAGATCGCGCGCTGGCAGGCCTCGACCTCCGCCGAGGTCACCGACCTGCGCCATCGCACCGTGCAGCTCGACGGCCTCGTCGTGCGCAAGTTCGTCAGCCTGCTCGACGGCTCGCGCGACCGGCGCATGCTGCTCGACGCGATGAACGCCTTCCTCGACGAAACCCGTGCCGCCGGCATCGCCGTGCCTGGCCTGCCGGAGCGGGCGACGGCGGAGGAGGTGGCGATGCATCTGAAGGATGTCGCGCGGCTTGGGCTGCTGCGGGCGTGA